cgtatgcttttattttggcacTGTAGGTTTGCGTGAGACGATTCATCCTCAGAGTAAAATATTACGCATATCTGAGCACACAAAGTAGGTAGAAAAAGCCTGAGAGCCATAATGTTGTTagtgcagctgcagtgcaggCGTCCACATGCAATCACATCACAGCTTAAATCCTGTCTACCTCCAGTTCTCCTCAggttctgtttgtctttctaatCCAGCAGGGGGTCTGGACTCGGCGGTCCTGCTCCTCACTGCCCTTTACCGTGCTGGGGGGCTCTGCGGGAGGGGTTGCGGACCATGTGAGAGAAGCCAGGCCTCCTGACCAGGGGGGCGCGAGTGGAGATGACGAGGAGGCTTTGCAGGGCCGCGGGGTCGTGGGACGTGTAGGCACGGCAGCGCAGGCCTCCGTGGGGGACGTGGTTTATGTTGGGGATGCTGGGACGGGACCGGGTGTCGGTGTAGGAGCTGCCGCTGActgaggagacagaagagacagtCTGACATGTGGGACGAATAAAAAGATAACAAGCAGGCTGGGAAGTTTGACggtgttttctgttcctgtttctgacccaacacaaaacaaaacattttgtagaAAAATGAAGAGTAGAAACTAATTACTGAAGTTTAATTCTATGAATATTTGTGTTGTGGATGTGATGGCTGaagtgttttcatattttccaaGTCGAGTAGTGAGTAGGAAGTGATTTTCCATTTAAAGCTAATTTAATTCTTGTGATAATAAAAACGTCTTTCCTAACAAGCCAGCTTTGTTTTCTtacactacatttattttcagaacaCAAGTTTGTGGTCgtacttgttttgtttggaaaataGCAGCTAAATGCTGATTTTGTAATtgaggaaaaaaacccaaagcagTTTGTGAGGCTCAAGAAatcaagaaaagcaaagaaaaaaaatcatgtccacagtttgtcttccttttgctgctgtgttgggGAGGTTTCTGGAAAATGACCGCACGCACGGCGCGGAGTCGTGTACCTGGCCAGAGGATCCGCCGGGCGCTGGCGGTCCGTCGTGTTTCTGCGGCCCTGTTGTGGCTCTCGGCCTCGGACTCGTTCGGGCCCCTGTGGTCCAGCGGGGGCCTGAACAGGCACTGCTGAGTCATGTGGGAGTGGATGTGCTGCAATACAGCAACAATATTATGCCATTTTAATTCTCCTTCATGGTGATTTCATTAGGCCTGCAAATTATCAGTAATATTCACCTCCGCAGCCCGAGTGAGCGGAAACATTAACGGGCTTTCAGTCTTCACTGACCGTTTGTTTGTTAATGAGATTCAGCTGATGTTTATCTGCTCACAGAGCAGCCGTCAAAACTTTTTAAACCCCAAATCAACATTTACTATTTACTAAATGAGAATATTTCTGGTTTGTTCACATTCAGGGTAACGACCAACAGCTGAGTGAACCTGCGCTGCTCGGCCTCTTGGAGAACCTGCAGTTTTGTTATGAAAACACTTCACAATCCTGTGCAAAATAACATTATAATCATGTTAGGTCTTACATGTTTAACTGCAAAAAATAGTTGGTTGATTCAAAAGACATCTGCAACTGTTTCAGTCGTTTTCaggcaaaaatgtcaaatctgAATTCTTTTCTTGGAGagtaaactgaatgtcttcAGGCTGTGGACAAAACAAGCGAACTGAAGACACCACAATCAGCTCAGAAAAATGTGAAGgtcattttttcactgtttgttaaCATTTCATAAATCAGCGGCTCCTGAAGTGACTgaactgattcattttctgtcttttttaaaaagcgGCAGGGCACCTGACATCCCCGCTCTCTCTAAATACAAACATCTGGCAGCGACGTACTGCAGAATTGGCACTGGCCTGGATCTGCGGCGCCTGCCGAGACGTGTGAGTGCAGGGCTGCTGCTTTGTCCTTTTGGAAAGCTGTGTCAGAGCCTCAAACTGGAACgaagcagaaacagagcagTGACTGGAGGCTAAAGAGAGCCCGGTTTTCATAGCTGAACTCGCAACAATACAGACAGCAGTCTGTAGTGCGGCCTCACCTTCATCTGCTGTGGTCTGTGGTGGGCCTGCTTGCCCTGCTGGTGGCCGTCCTGCAGGACTCCGTCTCCGTCTGTGCGGCCCTGCAGCAGCCGGTGGATCTGGTCCACCACCCCCAGGTCCTGCAGGAGCTTCTTCCTCTGGAGGAGAGCAACCACTcgctcctgctcctccatctctgcctccttcccttcctcctcctcctcctcgtcctgcGGCTCCTCTCGGGCTCCTCCGGCTTCGGGCTCTGCCGACACACTGAACAGAGGCAGCTGCAGAGAAACCGAGAGaaatttgattcattttgtttttactgcctTGCTGTATCTGAAGCTGCCAGAATGCATTTACAACATATCTGCAATTACTGTCAGTGAATAACCTCGATAACACTGTTTGTTTCTCCAGTCCTGACAATAAAAgatatttgaatttgaaatgaaagacaTCCGAATAAAACTGATTTGCAGGAATAATATTCTGGCTAATTTAAATGCGGtgtgagtacatttactcagagGGGTCAGCCAGAATATGAACCATTCATCATCGGACAGAAGCCGCTCGACTCCCTCTTGTGGCTTCAGGCGGTCAGTGCGTGTGCCTCACCGGCTGTGGGTTTGACTTGGGGGGTTGTGTTTGTGCTCGGCGGGGTTTGGCTCTCTCCCCCGCTGTCTCCCCCTGCaagtctctcctcctctggccTCCCCTCTGCTCGTTCTGCTCCTGCTTCAGACGCAGCTCCTGCAGTTGTTGCCTGAAGACAAACGGAAACTTTAACATCTCTCTCCTTCAAGTCAAAGGACTCTTATTgttctaatttaatttactcAACATCTTGAACACAGTTATTGCAGTGTGTGTAAGTGCTGCCTGTACGTCCAACTCCTGTGTATTCCATCTGTTTTAGCCATATTTGACTTTGGCTCCAGAGCAGAGCCGATGCCTTTAATTTAATAACAGCTATACTCCAGACATATTTTTCTGCTGGGAACAAAACAACCGCGATCTCCAAAAAGTTTGGACGCAGTGTAAAATGttgataaaaacagaatgcgAAAACAAGCTGTGTTTACCCACAACAGCTTAACAAAGAGCTCCCATGCAGTAGcatacagtcatgtgtttgacaaagcgGTGAACCTCACCCCATCCTCACTTGTCaacgactgagcctttcgaggattTTATACGCGATCGTGATCACCTGTTATGAGTGAACCCGTTTACCTGTGGGAGGCTCCAAAACTTTCCAGTCTTTCCAGGCTCCTGTCCCAACTGGTTTGAGACCATGAAATTCAGAATGAGCACATATTTACAAGACTCAGCAAATCCCCACactctgttttatgttttacacttttttgGAACTTGGCCATGTGgagctcaacacacacacacacacacacacacacacacacacacacacacattgcaccCTACTCAATCTTTGCCCCATCAGCAGataaatgtgaatttaaaaagcagggtgactgtgaaaacacagtCTTAATTATTTGTCATTGGTTAATTGATGAATAATTAAAAGACTGATGGTGATGgtccaaaaacacattcaatCCAAAATCCACGTTTGCATGTCTTTAAGGGCTGATTGTGCTGTCACTGGCAAAACACTTATTTTTTCTGACTTCTTGTTATCAATTAACGTTCTGATGATCAAGTAATCACCTCGATTAACGGACTACTCAACGCCTCCCATCACTGCTGTCGCGATGCAGCACCTCGTCAGGCTGTGCTTTGTGTCCTTTGTCCTCTAAAGTGTCAAACTGAGACGATAAACGTTCTCAGCGCACCACTCAAACTTCTCATGTCATTTTTCCACTGCTTCTGTCTGGACAGCTGCTTATGTTTCCCGCCCTTAAGCGGATTGTCCTGAGTGTGCTGAACGCGTGCTGCGGGTACCTGGCACACTCCTCTCTGGCTTTGGACGCTGCCGTCTCCTGGAAGAGCgagctgctgtgtttaaagTACTTGTCGTATTtgtctcctccctctctggggTAGATCCTCTTGAAGCCTCCCAGGTGTTTGGCCTCGTACCTCTCCATCTGCTCCACAGAGGCAGCCTGGCACTGACGGAGCTCCTCCGACCTggaggtaaaacacacacacacacacacacacacagtcagctgcTTGTGTGTACAGGAGGCACACAGGAATGGGTGTACGACCTTGGGAAATATTCACACCCCATTTGCGCCTGACAGAAGCCTACCTGGCCTCTCTGGAGctgttctgctgcagcctgtCCTTCACCCTGCGTCTCTCCTCTTTGGTGATCTTGCGGCGGTCGCAGGCGCCCAGGTTGATGAGGACCAGGGTGTCGTGCAGTAACGCGTCCTTCACCTCGCGGTCCAGCAGCGAGTCGGTGGTAAAACTTGGGGAGTGGTTCACCTGGATGcacgcaaacaaacacactgactgatttaGACGTCACGTTTTTAACCCCTTAAATCTTATTACAAATCCTGCTGATACTTTCAATTCTAGATCTTTTGGTTTCAAAGACTGAATGTTTTCAGGATGGATTTTAGGGAAATGTGTACAGAATGAAGGGGTTCAAACATACTTGAACAAACTATCTATTCATAATTGTCTAAATTTCACTGAATAGAGAAAACCTAACAACTTGAACCCCAATAAAGCTGCGTATTTGTTGCTGACGTGCATCATCACGGTGATGTCGTCACCGCGGTGATGTCGTCACGGTGCTTCACCTCCAGCACCCAGGGTCTGAGCCGGTGGTCCAGCAGCACGTCGAAGCCCAGGATCTCGAAGCAGGCGCTGCCGGTGGTGTGGTTGGGGAAACACGTGTGGTAGTTATGCTTGAGGATGGGGTGAGCAGAGATCAGAGTCTTGATGATCATGTCCTCGATGTCGTTCCACATCTTGTCAGTGTTGCAGCTGAAGGACTCCAGGAGCTTGTTCAGGGTGGACAGTTTTCTGTGAGACCAAAAGTGTGTAATAAACAAGCGGTACTTGAAGAGCGTCAGCCATACGACACAAGTTTTGTGCTTGTATTCACCGTTTGCTGCCGGTGTCCTCGTCGCGGACAAAGTTCTCGCTGTTCTTGTTGATGGAGTAGTTGGTGAGATGCATGCACACGTCATCCTCACAcgagaaagaggagggaaaagacacACGGTGTATCACACACAGGAAAGTAAACACTGACCGACAGAAAATCCATCTGCAGCATTTTCAATAATGAAATAATCGTTTAAGCATTTTTTTAGGtaaaatttgcaaaaaaaaatttagaaGAAGGCTGTGACAGTAACAATAACATGTCGGACTGTGGATACACTCTTCATTGGTGCTTTTCGAGGATTTATTGacaaggaaaacacagaagagTTTTCTCACCACGTTGCTGTGTGTCGGCTCGTTGTACTTAGTGGTGCAGAAGCGAGCCAGTCCCTCCCTGAACATGAATATGCTGAACGGGTCACATGACGTCACCAGCACGTAGATACGCAGGTCAAACTTGTATCCGTCAATTATGAAAGgctgggggaggggaggggataAAAGGACGCGTAaactgtgtgtgcttctgtgtggaCGCTGCACATGTCGTTTAATGGACCTTCACCTTGGAGATGTAAACCTGGCAGATCATGTGTTCTCCAGGCTGAATGTCTTTAGTTGATTTGGTGATGAAGATGCCTTTGCCTTGGCAACCGGTATCAGGCTTACAGATGTATGTCTTGCTTTTTTTGGCCCTGGTGTAAGCCTGGAAGTCACTGTAACTGAAAGGcacagtcagataagtcagtgCAGTGAGGCACCCTGGGAAGGACTCGAGTAAAAGAGCAAAATCACGTGGCAAAGTGGCAAACTGACTCTGCAGGAAGGCACCACGTTCTGGGGAAGACGTTGTAGTCTTTGGGGAAAAGCTTGAGCATGCGGTTCATGTTTCTTGCCAGTGAATCTTTGCGGCAGATCTCGCTCATCCCTGGGAAATGGTTTATTTTCTGGGAAGAcgcgagacacacacacacacacgaatgtATTTGCAGGACAAGTTTTCTGTGATGactgtaaacagtatttttaTGGGACATGACACAACAAACCACTTCAGAGAAGAATCGTTGATGCTAAATAGTTTCTTCACTGAATTACATTTCAGGATTATTTCATGGGTTGACACGTCGAGCAGAAGAATTTAAATTGCATATGGGGACATTACAGTTAACCACAGCAGAGTGACTGGGCCCCTGATTCATTTTCAGCTTGAGTTATATAATTGAATTCAGTTTAATTAGCCTTTTAAGAAGATGGAAGTaatgtgtgtgagtcagtgagAGAAAATTTGGTGAAATACCTGGTAGCGCTTCATGTCCTTAACGCGGTCTAGAGACACAGAGCAGTCGGTCCAAAAAAGGGTCCAGTCTTCGGCCTCCACCGCCTCTCTGAGGCCGTATCTGCGAGCAGCGCGTCGCACTGAGACAAAAGCAAATAGTACACATTTAGACCATAAGACATGGCCAAAAGTAAGTGGACAGCCAGACGTTATACTTATATTTGATTGTTCAACATGTCATCCCAAAACTGCGgtcattaatctgctgctgtcacagccGTCGCTCTTCTGGTTTCAGACTTTCCACCACAGGTTTGAGGGTTGAGGccaggactctgtgcaggccagtcaagtttgTCCACACTAAACTGGAAAAAACTTTTGCTTGCTGTGTGCAGGGGCAGGCCTGTCACTTCTGTTGGATGCCAAATTGTCCCAGAAATAATTGCAATAAACAATAATGGTGTCAAACTACGAAATACCGTGTGGTTAGGATTGTCCACATGCTTTTGGCCATGTATCTAATGCCTCTAGTCTGttttataaaaaaatgaagagctGGAATGAGCAGCGTAAAATGGATATCTGCACTAAATAACAGATTAGCAGACACAAGCGGTTTAGTCATCACATACCACTTTCATATTTGCAGTTGGTGAGGTTGATCCACAGTCAtctggaagagaagagagacagaaagacagacagacatctgCTTTGCTGCAAGGACCTACAAAACCATCTCATCCCAAACAATGAAGACAAGCAAGAAGACAAAAGCTCGAGGGCCTCCAGGACAAGTTACAAAATCAGAGGTAACAGTAGTAAAGGAGGAGCTCCAGTAGTTAAATACCTCTTCTtgccttttctcctcttcttgctGATGGGCGGCGGGCTGCAGGTGAGGGTTTCGGTTTGGCTCTCGcccccctctccttctccctgctGCTCGTGTTTATGTGCACCATCGTTTCCGTCCGGGTTGTCCACAGGAAGACCCATCCTGCACGTGCATCAACAAGAACAA
The Scatophagus argus isolate fScaArg1 chromosome 21, fScaArg1.pri, whole genome shotgun sequence genome window above contains:
- the ttll6 gene encoding tubulin polyglutamylase ttll6 isoform X1; this encodes MGLPVDNPDGNDGAHKHEQQGEGEGGESQTETLTCSPPPISKKRRKGKKRLWINLTNCKYESVRRAARRYGLREAVEAEDWTLFWTDCSVSLDRVKDMKRYQKINHFPGMSEICRKDSLARNMNRMLKLFPKDYNVFPRTWCLPADYSDFQAYTRAKKSKTYICKPDTGCQGKGIFITKSTKDIQPGEHMICQVYISKPFIIDGYKFDLRIYVLVTSCDPFSIFMFREGLARFCTTKYNEPTHSNVDDVCMHLTNYSINKNSENFVRDEDTGSKRKLSTLNKLLESFSCNTDKMWNDIEDMIIKTLISAHPILKHNYHTCFPNHTTGSACFEILGFDVLLDHRLRPWVLEVNHSPSFTTDSLLDREVKDALLHDTLVLINLGACDRRKITKEERRRVKDRLQQNSSREARSEELRQCQAASVEQMERYEAKHLGGFKRIYPREGGDKYDKYFKHSSSLFQETAASKAREECARQQLQELRLKQEQNEQRGGQRRRDLQGETAGERAKPRRAQTQPPKSNPQPLPLFSVSAEPEAGGAREEPQDEEEEEEGKEAEMEEQERVVALLQRKKLLQDLGVVDQIHRLLQGRTDGDGVLQDGHQQGKQAHHRPQQMKFEALTQLSKRTKQQPCTHTSRQAPQIQASANSAHIHSHMTQQCLFRPPLDHRGPNESEAESHNRAAETRRTASARRILWPVSGSSYTDTRSRPSIPNINHVPHGGLRCRAYTSHDPAALQSLLVISTRAPLVRRPGFSHMVRNPSRRAPQHGKGQ
- the ttll6 gene encoding tubulin polyglutamylase ttll6 isoform X2 encodes the protein MGLPVDNPDGNDGAHKHEQQGEGEGGESQTETLTCSPPPISKKRRKGKKRLWINLTNCKYESVRRAARRYGLREAVEAEDWTLFWTDCSVSLDRVKDMKRYQKINHFPGMSEICRKDSLARNMNRMLKLFPKDYNVFPRTWCLPADYSDFQAYTRAKKSKTYICKPDTGCQGKGIFITKSTKDIQPGEHMICQVYISKPFIIDGYKFDLRIYVLVTSCDPFSIFMFREGLARFCTTKYNEPTHSNVDDVCMHLTNYSINKNSENFVRDEDTGSKRKLSTLNKLLESFSCNTDKMWNDIEDMIIKTLISAHPILKHNYHTCFPNHTTGSACFEILGFDVLLDHRLRPWVLEVNHSPSFTTDSLLDREVKDALLHDTLVLINLGACDRRKITKEERRRVKDRLQQNSSREARSEELRQCQAASVEQMERYEAKHLGGFKRIYPREGGDKYDKYFKHSSSLFQETAASKAREECARQQLQELRLKQEQNEQRGGQRRRDLQGETAGERAKPRRAQTQPPKSNPQPLPLFSVSAEPEAGGAREEPQDEEEEEEGKEAEMEEQERVVALLQRKKLLQDLGVVDQIHRLLQGRTDGDGVLQDGHQQGKQAHHRPQQMKHIHSHMTQQCLFRPPLDHRGPNESEAESHNRAAETRRTASARRILWPVSGSSYTDTRSRPSIPNINHVPHGGLRCRAYTSHDPAALQSLLVISTRAPLVRRPGFSHMVRNPSRRAPQHGKGQ
- the ttll6 gene encoding tubulin polyglutamylase ttll6 isoform X3, with protein sequence MKRYQKINHFPGMSEICRKDSLARNMNRMLKLFPKDYNVFPRTWCLPADYSDFQAYTRAKKSKTYICKPDTGCQGKGIFITKSTKDIQPGEHMICQVYISKPFIIDGYKFDLRIYVLVTSCDPFSIFMFREGLARFCTTKYNEPTHSNVDDVCMHLTNYSINKNSENFVRDEDTGSKRKLSTLNKLLESFSCNTDKMWNDIEDMIIKTLISAHPILKHNYHTCFPNHTTGSACFEILGFDVLLDHRLRPWVLEVNHSPSFTTDSLLDREVKDALLHDTLVLINLGACDRRKITKEERRRVKDRLQQNSSREARSEELRQCQAASVEQMERYEAKHLGGFKRIYPREGGDKYDKYFKHSSSLFQETAASKAREECARQQLQELRLKQEQNEQRGGQRRRDLQGETAGERAKPRRAQTQPPKSNPQPLPLFSVSAEPEAGGAREEPQDEEEEEEGKEAEMEEQERVVALLQRKKLLQDLGVVDQIHRLLQGRTDGDGVLQDGHQQGKQAHHRPQQMKFEALTQLSKRTKQQPCTHTSRQAPQIQASANSAHIHSHMTQQCLFRPPLDHRGPNESEAESHNRAAETRRTASARRILWPVSGSSYTDTRSRPSIPNINHVPHGGLRCRAYTSHDPAALQSLLVISTRAPLVRRPGFSHMVRNPSRRAPQHGKGQ